Genomic DNA from Pseudomonas sp. CCC3.1:
CAAGCAGTAACTGGCCGTTCTGATTGATCCGCATCGGCGCGCCGGCGCCGTAATACTCTTCTTCGAAAATCAACCACTCGATCAGGTCACAGCCGCGCCCGCCGAGTTCGGTCGGCCACATCACCATCGACAGGCGGCTTTCGAACAATTTTGCTTCCCACTGGCGGTGCTGCTCAAAGCCTTCGCGGGTGTCGTAACTGGCCAGAGGGGTAGACGGTTGATTAGCCGCCAGCCATTGCCGGACTTCCTGGCGAAAGGCTTTTTGTTGCGGGGAGTAAGTCAGTTCCATCGTCAGTGCCTCAGAACTTGGCGTCGCGTTTTTCAACGAATGCGCGCCGGGTTTGCGCAGAGTCGGCAGCGTTGTAGGCCTGCAACGTCAAGCCCTGCTCCCAGCGGTATTTGTCTTCCAGGTTGCCGTCTTCGATGCCGTTGAGCGCTTCTTTGGCGATGCGGATCATGACCGGGCTTTTGCTGGCAATTTTGTGGGCGATTTGCAGCGCGGTTTCACGCAGTTGCTCGCGCGGCACGACGCGCTCGATAAAGCCGTATTGCTGGGCTTCATGTGCACTGATCTTGTCGCCGGTAAAAAACAGGTAACGGACCTTTTGCACCGGGAACAGACGCTGCAAATGCGCACCGCCGCCCATGGCCCCGCGATCCACTTCGGGCAAGGCGAAGGATGCACAGTCAGACGCGACGACAATATCGGCGGCGCCAGTGATGCCGATTCCGCCACCCAGAACAAAGCCGTGCACGGCCACAATCACCGGTACCGGGCTGCGGTGTATGGCCTTGAAGGTTGCGTAATTGCCCTCGTTGACCTTGACGATACGTTCGGGGTAGGCATCGAGTTCCTTGATGTCGACCCCGGCGCAGAAACCACGGCCTTCGGCGCGGATCACGATGACCCGAACTTCGGGGTTCTGGCCCAGCGCGTCGAGGGCATGGGCCAGATCGAGCCATTCCTGGCTGTTAAGCGCGTTGACCGGCGGACGGTCGATTACCAGCTCAGCGACACCGGCGTCGATAGTGGAGTGGAATGCGGTAGGGATTACGCTGCTCACAGGTGCTCCTGGGTTGGCAAAGGCTTGCGAGCAGTATGGGAAGCGGTCGTCGGTGGCTCATCGTCCGTTGAGACTAAAAACCCCGAGGCAAACCCTGAAAGCGCGATGATCGAGCGCGCCGAAGGCACAGACGCAAACCCCTTGCTCACACCGCCAAACGGACTAGTCCGGCTCAAGGATTGCACCCGCCTGGCGGCCTTTCATGCTGGCTCCTTGGGTTTAAATTGACGACGAGGAACCTTATGGAGCTTGCCCTGACTGACGAGCAGCGAATGATTGTGCAGTCTGCCGAGCGCTTTCTGGCCCAGGCTGGCAGCTCCAGTGCCGTGCGCCAGGCGATGGCCAGCGAACCCGGACATGACCCCGGCACCTGGGCGCGTATTGCCCGCGAGCTGTACTGGCCAGCGCTGGCCATTCCCGAGGCCTACGGCGGGCTCGGTCTGGGCTTTGTCGAGGTGTGTCTGCTGCAGGAACAACTGGGACGCTGCCTGCTGCCCTCGCCGTTCTATGCCACCGGTTGCCTGGCCACGCCAGCGCTGCTGCTAAGCCGAAATCAGGCGCTCAAGGAACAGTGGCTGCCGTTGATTGCGGCAGGCGAGATCAGCGCCAGTCTGGCCTACACCAGCACCCAGCACTGGGATGACAGCGGGGTGCACGTGTATGCACAGCGTTGCGCGGGCGGTTATCGCCTCAACGGCCACTATTTGTATGTGATCGACGGCGCCGCGTGCGATCTGTTGATCATTGCCACCCGCACACCCGGCAGCATCGGTGAAGCCGGCATTCGCCTGTTCGCCCTGCCCGCCGACACCCCGGGCGTGCAGCGTCAGTACCAACCGGGCATGGACCAGACCCGGCGCCTGGCGACCATCACCCTGAATGACGTGATAGTGACCGACGAGCAATTGCTCAGTGAGCCGGGCCTTGGCTGGCCGATGCTGCGCGACGTGCTGAACGTCGCCTGTATTGGCCTGGCAGCAGAACAGACCGGCGGCGCCCAGCACGTGCTGGACCTGACACTGGGCTATATCAAGGGTCGAGAGCAGTTCGGACGCAGCATCGCCAGTTTCCAGGCGATCAAGCATCGCTGTGCCGACCTGATGCTGGCCGTTGAATGTGCCCGTTCGGCCAGTTACTACGCGGCCTGTATTGCCGATGAATGCCTGAGCATCGACGGCAATCCGAGTGTTCAGCGCCAATTGGCCGAGACCGCAGCGACCGCAAAGATTCATGCCAGCGAAGGTTTTTTTCGTTGCGCCAGCGAGTCGATCCAGTTGCACGGTGGCGTCGGTTTCACCTGGGAATACGACCCGCACCTGTACTTCAAGCGTGCACGGGCCAGCGAACAATTGCTGGGTAGCCCCGCGTTTCATCGTGAGCAACTGGCGAAACAGATTTTCGGAGAACGGTCATGAACATTGGCTTTAGCGCAGCAGATGAACAATTTCGCCTGTACGTTGCCGAGTGGATGCAGCGCCACCTCGCAGGCGAGTTTGCGGTGTTGCGTTTTCGCGGCGGCCCCGGCGATGAAGACTTTGCCCCCGCCTTGCGCAAAGCCTGGGAACAGGAACTGGCCAAAGGCAGTTGGGTGGGCGCGGGCTGGGCCAAGGAACACGGCGGTCGGGGGCTGAGCATCACTCAGCAGGTGATCTTTTTTGAAGAGTACGCCCGCGCTGGCGGGCCTGGCCGCATGGGCCATATCGGTGAGGGGTTGGTGGGCCCGACCTTGGCTGCGTTTGGCACGCCAGAGCAACAGCAGCGGTTTTTGCCTGCGATTCTGGCGGGGCAGCACTTTTGGTGTCAGGGGTATTCTGAACCGAGTGCCGGGTCGGACCTGGCCAACATCAAAACTCGCGCCAGCTTCGATCAAAGCAGTGGCCAGTGGTTGATCAGCGGGCAGAAGGTCTGGACCTCCCTGGCCCATGAGTCGGACTGGTGCTTTGTGCTGGCACGCACCGAACCGGGCAGTGTCGGCCATCGTGGTTTGTCGTTCTTGCTGGTGCCCATGGACCAGCCGGGCATCCGCGTGCAGCCGATCCGGCAGTTGACCGGTACCTGTGAATTCAACGAAGTGTTTTTCGATCAGGCACACACCTCGGCTGACAACGTGATTGGCCAGCCGGGTGATGGCTGGAAAATCGCCATGGCCTTGCTCGGCTTTGAGCGTGGGGTATCGACCCTGGGCCAACAGATGCAGTTTCAGAACGAACTGGACGAAGTCGTGCGCATCGCCAAGGGTAATGGCGCGGCACACGATCCGGTGTTGCGCCAACGCATAGCACACGCCTGGAGCGGTCTGCGGGTGCTGCGTTACAACTCGTTGCGCATGTTGTCGGGCGCACAGGATGGCAACCTGCGGCCAGAAGCGACGATCTACAAACTGGCGTGGTCGACCTGGCATGTGGAACTGGGCAAATTGGCAATGGACGTGCTGGGGCCGCAAGCGGAATTGCTGGAGAGCGGGCCGTATCAACTGACACGGTTGCAGGCACTGTTTCTGTTTACCCGGGCCGACACGCTTTACGGCGGCAGCAACGAGATCCAGCGCAACATCATTGCCGAACGGGCGCTGGGGATGCCGCGCGAGCCTCGGTAAGCAAAGCATCGCTGGCAAGCCAGCTCCCACAGGTCTGTGAAGTGAGTCCATTTTGTGGGAGCTGGCTTGCCAGCGATTGCATCAAAACGTGTACTTGCCGTTAAACGACACGTAGTCGCGGTCGGCCATGGTTCGGCCTTGGGCGATGTCTGCCGAACTCAGGTAGGCGACGTAGGTTAAACCCACCTGGAAGTTACCCAGGTATTTGAAGTCGCCACCCAACGTCAGGCGCTTTTCCGCACGGCCCAGTCCTGAGTAGGCGCTGCCATCGATGTTTTGGGTCCAGGTGGCTTTGGTGGTCAGGTCCCAGCCGTCGAACACGCTCGGGTGATCGAAGTACGCGCCAATGCCCAGCAAGCTCGAACCACGGGTCTGGCCGTCATAGACGTATGTGTTGAACGTGCCATCGACTCCCGCCCCGCCGCCCGTAACGGTCAGGTCGTCCACGCCTTGGATCCGCTGGTGCACCACTTCGGTCATGAGGGTGGTTTGTTGTGCCATAAAGGTGGGCCCGATCATGTACACCGCGTTCAGGTTGCCCTGCCACAGCTGGCCACGCGCCGGAGCGCCGTTGCTCAGGTACACCGCCGCGCCATCGCGGTAGCTCAGGTCTCCGGCAAATTGCACGGAGTCACCGGCTTTAGTGGTGAAGCTGACACCGGTCAGTTTGATGTTGTCGAAATAACCCAGTTGATAGCTCGGTCCACCGCCATTGCCGCCCACTTTGTTCAGCGAGGAGTAGTGGGTCTGGCCAGTGAAGTCGAAAAACAGGGACGGCACCCGGTCGTGATAGCGATAGTGGAACAGGCCGATTTCGGTGTTTTGCGTCAGCCGGTAACGCGTCCCTACGCCCCACTCGCCACTGTCGCCCGGTTTGACCGAACCGGCATAGCCCACGGCCTGGCCTGCGGGCAAGCTGTTGACGATACCCGGCGCCAATCGATAGAACTCGGCGCCCGGCCCAAAGGTGTCACTGCCGAAGTAGTCGCCCACCGGGTTGAGCTGGGTTTCTTCCCATTTGTATTGGTAGAAGCCGAGCAAGGCCAGGTCTTCATTGATCGACCACGATCCGGAGACTTGTCCGACCGGCAAATAGGCGTCTTTGGCCTCGGTGCCCGGCACGTTGAATTTGGTGGAGTCGACCGGCGCCTGCCCTTGGCTGATGTTGGGCCAGAACAGGCTCTCGCCCCATGCCACCAGATGCCGCCCGGCCTTGAGCGACAGGTACTGGTCGTCGTTGACGGTGAAGTCGCCATACACGTAGGCATCCAGCAACCGCGCCTTGCTGCCGCTGAGTTTGCGCGTGTCCCGGCTGAAGTCGTTGTAGCTTCCGGTTTTGTTGACGGTATCGGGCGAGTCGTTGTCGTTGCTGCGGTGGTACACCTCGTCATAGAAGTGACTGCCGCGCACTACGGCGCCCAGGTTGTCGTGTTTGAGCATCAGTTCGCCAAACACGCTGACCCGGTTGTTGATCAGCGAGCCGCGCTTGAAGTTACGCGTGGCGTCGTCGTAGTTGATGTTGTTGAGGTACGCGTGATCCGGTTTTTCAGTTCGCATGGAAGCGGTGTAGTTGACGGTCAACGAGGAATCGAGGGTGGTGTTTTCACCCAGTTCAATGGTCGGCGCCGCCAGTGCCAGGCTGCTCAGGCCTGAAAGTAAACCGGTCCCCACAAAACGTGTGCAGTGCTTAAACATGCGATGCTCCTTCTTATTATTTTTTGCAGCCTCCCAGCGCTCTGCGCACAAGCAGGCCCTGTGGCAGATGACGATGGGGGTTGTTGGGCGTTACAGATTTACTTGCCGGCGCGACGTGCGGCTTCCGGACCAAAGTCGCCGGGGGCAAAGCCGCCTTTGTTCAGCACGTAGCCGTTGCGCTGTTCGTTGATCAGGTTGAAGGCCAGGTAACTGCCCGCGTTCAAGTCGTGGTACAGGCCAACACCGGCCTGCCAGGTCTGGGTTTCCGGGGCATAGAAGTAGTTGACCATCGAGGTGCGCCACAGCTCGCCACGGTTGTCGTAGTTGTCACCCATGATCGGGAACCAGGTGTCTTCGTCGATGTACATCGTGCGCTTGGCGTACAGGTGGCGGTTACCGGGCTTGAGCACCCCTTCCAATACCCACACGCGGTGCAGTTCGTAACGCATGTTGTCGGGGTTGATGTGGCCAGGCGTCAGCAAACTTGCGTACTTGAGATCGTTGGCGTGCAGGCGCGCAGTGTTGTACGGGATATACACTTCTTTTTTGCCGACGATGTTCCAGTTATAGCGCTGCGCTGAACCGTTGAAGATGCGCACTTCGTCGACTGTGATTGAGCCGCCGGAGCCCGGAAACGCCATGTCGAAACCATACCCCGGCGACTGCCGGACGCGACGGGTGCCGGGGTCGTAGCGCCAGCTTTGGCGCGGCTCGGTTTTGTCGTTCCAGTATTCGGTGCCGGTGTTGATTTCACCCTTGTCACGCTGGGGCAGCAGGGTTTCGTTGAGGTAGAACGAAGAGTTGCCAGTGGTCTCGCCGATCTTGCCCGGCTCAAGCCCCGGCGCCATGTTGCGCGAGTGCACACGGCCCCAGTTGATGTTGCCGTCCTTGAGCACGTAAGCGTTGTCCGAGGTGTATTCCTCGGTCCAGGCCCGAATGGTAAACAGTGAGGCATTTTTCAGCAGTTCAATGCCGTTTTGCGGGATCGGAAATGCAACCCCGCCAGTGCGTGCCACGACCCCTTCACCTTCGTCGACCAGTTTGGCAATCGAGGCGTTTTCCAGGGTGGCTTTGCACACCGTGTCCGAAAAACGGAAGTCGCGGTGCGACGGGTAAATGGGCATGCGGAAGGTTTGCGGGTAGAGCTTGAACAGGGCTTTTTGCCCTTCGGACACGTGCGCCGAGTATTGATCCAGGTTTTGCGCAGTGATCACAAACAGGGGCTTTTCGTTGGGATACGGGTCGAGCGGATGCTTGCCGGTGCCCTCGAACTTCATACCCGGTGCGGCGCCCAGCCATTGGCCGGTATACGCCGGGATGGTGCCTTGGGCATTGCCTTCTTTTTGCGCGCCGACGCAGGTCAGGTCCTTGCCCAGCCGGGCAATCTGGTCGGCGGGAGCTTGGGCCAGGGTCAGCCCGCTGTAACTGTGCAAAGCCAGAACGACTGACAACCAGCCGCCCATCTGAGTGATATGTCGCATGGGGTTCTCCTTTCTTATGAGTCATGCAGAGATGTCGTGGGATTCGGCGTGACAGCGATGGCAGCACTTCAATGTGCCAGGCTCACCGCGCTGATTTCATCGCGGGCAAGCCCGCTCCCACAGAAGGCAAAGGGGATGACATTGAGACCAGCGGTTTGCCGAGGTTGAACCACGCGGCCAGTGCCGGGAGCAGGAAGATCGCGCCCAGCACATTGACCATAAACATAAAGGCCAGCAGTACGCCCATGTCGGCCTGGAACTTGAGCGGCGCGAAGACCCAGGTGCACACCCCCAGCGACATGGTTACGGCAGTGAACACCGCCGCCGTGCCGCGCTGGCACATGGCGCGATAGAAGGCTTCGCGCAGGTTCTGGCCTTCGGCCATTTCGTGTTCGATGCGCTCGTAGAGGTAGATCCCGTAATCCACGCCCACCCCCACGCCCAAGGCCATGACCGGCAAGGTCGCGACTTTGAGACCGATGCCCAGCAGCGCCATCAGTGCGTTGCACAGCACCGCGACAATCGCCAGCGGCACCAGAATGCACAGCACTGCGCGCACTGAGCGGAAGGTCAGCAAGCAGAACAGCGCGACCGAGAAAAACAACGCAGCCAGCATCACCACTTCGGCCTGTTTGACCGCTTCGTTGGACGCGGCCATCACCCCGATATTGCCGCCCGCCAGTTTGAACGCCACGCCCGGCACCTGGATCGCGGCAATGATGCGCTTGGCCTCACTCAAAACGTGGGCCACGGTGGTGCCTTCGTGGTCGGTCAAAAACACCAGTATCTGCATGTACTGGCAGCCATCGGTCACCAAGCCCGAGTCCGGCGAGTAGGCATAGGCGCCCTGTTGCAAGCCTTGGGCAGAACCCGGAATCGCCGCCCAGCGCGGGTTGCCTTCGTTGTTGCCGGCAATCACTTGCTTGCTCATGCCAGCCACACTTTGTACCGATTGCACGCCGCGCACTTCGCGCATCTTGAAATCGAAGGTCTCGACTGCGCGCATCACTGCCGGGTCAAGGCAGGCTTCGCTGCGATCACTGATGCTCAGGAACACCGACAGCACATCCAGGCCAATCGAGTAATGGCTGATGATCTGCTGGTTGTCCTGGTTGTAGCGCGAGTCAGCGCGCAGTTCCGGGGCGCCGGAACCGATGTCTCCGACTGCCAGCTCCCGTGCTTTGTAAGCGCCCGCTGCCAACAGCAATAAGCTCAACCCGAACACCCAGAGCGCCGGGCCCGGTGTGGCCAGCGCGGACAGGCGCCACCAGAGCGGGTGACGCCGGTCTGCCAGGCGCGCCTGGGCCGTCATCAGCCGTGGCTCCAGTGGCAGGTGGGCGATGATCAGCGGCAGCATGATCTTATTGGTGATGATCATCAGCATCACGCCGATGCAGGCGGTGACGCCGAGTTCATGAACGATGGGAATGTCGATCAGCATGATCACGCCAAACCCCAGCGCGTTCATCAGCAACGCCAGCGCGCCGGGGATGAATATTTTACTGAAGGCCGCTTTCGCGGCGCTGACCGAGTCTCTGCCTGCCAGCACTTCCTGCTTCCAGGCGTTGGTCATTTGTACCGCATGGGACACGCCAATCGAGAAGATCAGGAACGGCACCAGAATCGACATCGGGTCGATCCCCAGCCCCAGCAAGGGCAACAGTCCGAGCAGCCAGATCACCGGGAGCAAAGCGACAAACAGCGCCACCAGGGTCAGGCGCAACGAGCGCGAATATAGCCACAGCAACGCGCCGGTAATCAGGAAGGCGACGGCGAAAAAGCCCATCACCGTGTTCAGTCCTTCGACCACATCGCCCACCAGCTTGGCGAAACCGACGATATTGATCTCGATGTTGTCGTTGCTGTACTTGGCGCGAATGTCTTCAAGGCGCTGGGCGATTTGCACATAGCTCACCGGTTGCCCGGTCTTGGGGTCGGTGTCTTGCAGGTCGGCGCGCACCATTGCCGATTTCAGGTCGTTGGCCAGCAGCCGACCAATCTGCCCGGAGCGCGCTGCATTGCTGCGCACTTGTTGCAAGTCTTCGGGGGTGGCGGCGTATTGCGGCGGCACTACCAGATCGCCGACGTAACCGTCTTCGGTGATTTCGATGTAGCGCACGTTGGGGGTGAACAGCGAGGTCACGCTGGGGCGACTGACGCCCGAGATAAAGAACACATCGTCGGTGACCTGTTGCAGGGTCTGGAGAAACTCGGGGTTGTAGAGGTCGCCCTGGCCTTTCCAATGCACGCTGACCAGCAGGCGATTGGCGCCGGTGAAGATCCGGCTGAAATCCAGAAAGTTGAGCATGTAGGCATGCCGAACCGGGATCTGTTTATTGAAGCCGGGGTCGAGCCGGACATGAGTGGCGCTGTAACCCAGCCCCAGGGTGAGCAGCATAAAGAGGCTCAGCAGCAACGTGCGCCGAGCCATCAACCACTCGGCGCAGCGATTCACGAAGCGCTGTGTCGCGGTGAGCTTAAGCGCGTCGGTCATTTCGACCTCGCACAGCGATTAAAAAGACGACAGCGCCCATGCTCACGATCCCTCGCACACTTTTTATTATTCGTGGCGCGGGTCTGTTCAGCCCGGCCGCGTTATGTGCGACCGATCATCAAGGCCGATCAGGGCGTGTACATCGTCCATTAGGCCTAGGCTGTTTGAGGGGCAAAATACGGAGAGGCATGTGTAGTCGCTGCCGCAGACTGAACATAAGGGCCAAAGAACCTTGGCTAGCTCTTTACAACCATGGGCTGCTGCGCAACCCATCGCGGCCTTCGTCAGCGACTACCGATTTTCGCGGTTCATCTGCAAGCGCTGCAGTTCGCGGCGAACCATGCTTGCGTATTCAGCGGGGCGTAAGGTGTAGAGCTGCCCCGCCACCCAAGTCAGCCAGGCGCTTTTCAGTACGGGCTGTTGGGCAAATAATTCGGCAGCCTTGGCCTGGGCTTGCGCAAGGTACTGCTGATGAAACTCGCTACGCGTGGCTGTCACTCTTTGCTGGCCTTGAACGTGAGTTCACCCTTGGGCCACTTGGCAACTTTGGTGGTCACTGCTTTCAAGGTTTTGCTCAAGCCGCCTTCGAGTTGCTCGTTGGCTGCAAACACCAGCATCACGGTCTGGCCTTCCTTGAAGACAATACCTTCGCCCAAAGGCGAACTGACGTAGGCATAGTCACCGATGCCATACACCGTCATTTTGATTTCACGAAACTTGATGTCCAGCTTGCCGCCTTCACGGCTCGGCATCACCGCGGCGCTGAAATGATCGCCGACCTTTAACTTCAGGCCAGGCTTGTCGTCTACCACCAGCGCTGTTTCGGTGTCGATTTCAGCGATGTAAATACCTTCTGCCGTTTGTTCGGTGACATACACAAAGCGGGACTGGAACATTTTGACCAACCGTGCCCGCAAGTCACCCAACACAAATAATGCATGCATCTCCAAATTGCTGACTGCCAACGAAAAGCCCTCGATATTAAAAAGTTAAACTGCCCGCCAAAAAACAGGCAGCCGAAAAAAAGCCTCAGCCACCAGGTTAAAAACCCGCGTACGACAAGGTGACCTGACTGCTGGAGTCAGGGGTGGCATGTGACATCAAGATAATGGATTTCCGCCTGAACTATCCCGGCAAACAATCGCCAGGGCTTGAAGGAAATTATCCAAGGCTGTGTTCGCGTTGATCGGCTTACACACAGTCGGGCGCGCTATTCTACCGACTCATGCCCGAGGATGGGTATACACATCCGCTGTTCAATTAGGCAAACGGTTTATTTTCTGCCCGATTGCGTCTGTATTCAACAAGGCTTTCGTCGTACCGATGTGTTAACTGCGCCACGAGAGGCCAACTACTGCCATACTTGCGCAAAATTCGGCCTGGCCTATGCCGCCAGGTTGGCTGGACTCTATTACTTGCAAGGGATAGTGACACGTGACTGAATTTGATATTGGCGAGTATTTTATCCGCGGTGACTTCAAAGAAGTCGATGGCGAATTTCAGGCAGTGATCGTGATGCGGCCAAAACCACCCCTGACCAAGCTCACCTACCACCAGGTCGAAAAGGATCGTTGGTTCAAGACCTCAGAGTCAGCAAAAATTGCTGGCATGGAGTCCGCCAAGCAATTGAAAGAAGCCGTCGACGCAGGCGCTCTTAACGTTTAACGGCAATCGTCTCGTTTCCAATTGAGCTAGGCTGGTCTCGAACTCTTTGCGTTCAAAGGTCTCAGATGCACAGACCCGGCCCATTCACTTAAGGAAATGAACATGGACGACACGGCTATCACCCTGCAAAACCTGTTTGAGCAACTGGGATTATCGTCTGACGAAGCTGCGATTACCGCGTTCATTGACTCCAACAGATTGCCTGAAGACGTCAAGTTGGCCGATGCCGACATTTGGACAAAGGCTCAATCCCAATTACTGAAAGAAAAACTTCTGGCTGATGACAATTGGGCCATGGTTATCGACGAATTGAATACGCGCCTGCATCAAGCGTGCTGAGCATGCATTCGCACCGCTGAACGGTTGGCGCTTAGCTGCGCCAGCCAGGCGGCACGACACTCTTCAGCTTCTACGCGACTGGAAAAGGCCGTGCCACGTTGCTCGCCGTTTACCAGCACGACCCAGCAAGCCTTTTTGCCGATAGCGCGCAAGCTTTCAGGGACACCGCTGCCGATCATTACTGCCACATCAACCTGGTTGGTCATGATGCTTACTCCACACATTTAGTTAGCCACCTAACGATGCTGGCTATCTTAGTGGCTAACTGCCTGCGGAAAAAGCTATGTACCGCATAGATGCGTTGCATGACTTGTAACAATCCGCGCGTCCGCTTAAGCCAAGGCTGTCTCATGTTGCTCATAAACCAGGCGCCCACCCTCTTGGGGGCGATTGAAAAAAGCCTGGTCCACCACGCCCTCACCCGCGCCAACTGCGGCGTTCCAGTGTGCCGATTGATGGATGTAACGCTGGCGCAGCAGGCGCTCTTCTTGTGCGGTCAGTGCAATTGCACCTTCACGCACCTGAGCCTGAAGCCTGGCCTCAATGGACTGCAGTTCGTCGGGTAAACCGGCCTCTGCCTCGGCCAATGCCGCGAACGGAACGCCTTGCTCACACGCCAGGCGATGCATGATGCGCAGGTAAACACGCGACAATTGGCCAAACACCCGACGTTGCATATAGACCGCCGCCTGTACCTGCTGCATCGGGTCTTCGCGGCTGGCTTCACGACGTGCAGCGCTGCGCACTTCCAGCAGTCGATCCGGGTCGCTGGGGTCCAGCAGGTCCTTGGCTTGCCATTGCACAAGCTCTGCGGTCGCACTTTGCCAGGCGTGGGTCAAGATAAGCGGCGTGGACGGGCTGACCCGATTGGTCTGCCAGCGGGTCAAAAACACTTGTTCGGTCATTTGCGCCGGGTACCCACCGCCTACGTCTGCATGCACGCCGGGCACGGCGATCTCCATTGGCCACTGCGGGGCGATGCGGCTCAATGAATAATTGCTCCGCTGCTCGTCGCGCGCAGTCAGTTGCACCACGTGTTGCGCGCAGTCAGGGCTGAGATACAGATTTAGACCGGGGTTGATGTCATCGCTGATGTTGCCCAGATCTGCCAGCCCACCCATGGCGGCGACGGTGTCGAACAAACCGATAAAAACGATCACGCACTCAAAATCAGGCGCCAGCGCAAATTGTGATTTAAAAGCAGTGTTATTGATCCGATTGGCAAAGTGCCGGGCCGCCGCCGCTCCGCGACTGAAGCCAAAAATATCCAGTTGCAAACGGCACAAGGTCGATGGCGCCACACCCTGCAAAAAGTGCGTCAGGCACTCAACCAGTTGGCCGTAGGCCTGCTCAGCCTTGCCCAGCACCCCGCTGCTGCCACGCCCGTAACTCTGCGCCGGAAAGCGCGTGTCAGAGCCACCCGTCGTCGTGCCGATGCCACTGATGTAGAGCGAGGTGACCGCGTTGCCATCTGCATCGAATGCCTGTTGCGCAGGGTAATGCTGATGCAGTGCAGCGATATTAGTCGTGACATTGGCGTAGCTGCTGTCAGCGTCAACCTTCAGGCCGCGTGCTTGGCGCGCCAGCCCCTCTGCGCTGTTGAATTGATTGTTGGCCGTTCCATCAAAGAAAACACCAACGCGCAACACGTGCCCTGTGTTGCTTGAATCACCCATGAATTTCACCCTTGATCAAATCGGCCACACGAAAAAGTGCCGCGCAACTATAAGGGTGCTCAACCGAAGCCAGTCACTCAATGTCGGCAACGTGTAAGACAGGGTTTTACAACGAGGAGATGGGCAGCAAGGCGAACGCTTGCAGGGCCCGACAGCTACCAGGACCGCTTGGCGCGGCCCCGGCAAGGTCAAGCACTCAGGCTTGACGCTGGTGCTTGTCGATTTGCTCGTGACGCTCTTGAGCTTCGATGCAGTACTTGGTAGTCGGGCTGATCAGCAGGCGCTTGAGGCCAATCGCGTCACCGCTGTCATCACACCAGCCAAAGTCGTCGGCTCTGATGCGATCCAGCGCTTGTTCCA
This window encodes:
- a CDS encoding efflux RND transporter permease subunit, which produces MTDALKLTATQRFVNRCAEWLMARRTLLLSLFMLLTLGLGYSATHVRLDPGFNKQIPVRHAYMLNFLDFSRIFTGANRLLVSVHWKGQGDLYNPEFLQTLQQVTDDVFFISGVSRPSVTSLFTPNVRYIEITEDGYVGDLVVPPQYAATPEDLQQVRSNAARSGQIGRLLANDLKSAMVRADLQDTDPKTGQPVSYVQIAQRLEDIRAKYSNDNIEINIVGFAKLVGDVVEGLNTVMGFFAVAFLITGALLWLYSRSLRLTLVALFVALLPVIWLLGLLPLLGLGIDPMSILVPFLIFSIGVSHAVQMTNAWKQEVLAGRDSVSAAKAAFSKIFIPGALALLMNALGFGVIMLIDIPIVHELGVTACIGVMLMIITNKIMLPLIIAHLPLEPRLMTAQARLADRRHPLWWRLSALATPGPALWVFGLSLLLLAAGAYKARELAVGDIGSGAPELRADSRYNQDNQQIISHYSIGLDVLSVFLSISDRSEACLDPAVMRAVETFDFKMREVRGVQSVQSVAGMSKQVIAGNNEGNPRWAAIPGSAQGLQQGAYAYSPDSGLVTDGCQYMQILVFLTDHEGTTVAHVLSEAKRIIAAIQVPGVAFKLAGGNIGVMAASNEAVKQAEVVMLAALFFSVALFCLLTFRSVRAVLCILVPLAIVAVLCNALMALLGIGLKVATLPVMALGVGVGVDYGIYLYERIEHEMAEGQNLREAFYRAMCQRGTAAVFTAVTMSLGVCTWVFAPLKFQADMGVLLAFMFMVNVLGAIFLLPALAAWFNLGKPLVSMSSPLPSVGAGLPAMKSAR
- a CDS encoding DUF2789 family protein, with product MDDTAITLQNLFEQLGLSSDEAAITAFIDSNRLPEDVKLADADIWTKAQSQLLKEKLLADDNWAMVIDELNTRLHQAC
- a CDS encoding DUF2235 domain-containing protein — protein: MGDSSNTGHVLRVGVFFDGTANNQFNSAEGLARQARGLKVDADSSYANVTTNIAALHQHYPAQQAFDADGNAVTSLYISGIGTTTGGSDTRFPAQSYGRGSSGVLGKAEQAYGQLVECLTHFLQGVAPSTLCRLQLDIFGFSRGAAAARHFANRINNTAFKSQFALAPDFECVIVFIGLFDTVAAMGGLADLGNISDDINPGLNLYLSPDCAQHVVQLTARDEQRSNYSLSRIAPQWPMEIAVPGVHADVGGGYPAQMTEQVFLTRWQTNRVSPSTPLILTHAWQSATAELVQWQAKDLLDPSDPDRLLEVRSAARREASREDPMQQVQAAVYMQRRVFGQLSRVYLRIMHRLACEQGVPFAALAEAEAGLPDELQSIEARLQAQVREGAIALTAQEERLLRQRYIHQSAHWNAAVGAGEGVVDQAFFNRPQEGGRLVYEQHETALA